CGATGGCGCGCAGCTCGTTGTCGAGGTCGACATTGAGTTGGCCCTCGATCCGGCCCTGCGCGTCATTGATCTTCTGGCCCGAAAGCGTGTTGCGGAAGATGCCGTAGCCGTCGATGACGGCCGAGTTCTCGCGCCAGTCCGAGGTGGCGGAGAAACGCAGCGCCGTCTCGGACAGCACCGCCGACCTGCCGCCGCTGCTGCCGTCGGCATTGGACGTCGCGGTGAAGCCTTGCTCCAGCGTCGGCCGGAAGACAAAGGTTCCGAGCTTGATGCCGGGGGCGGCGAAGGGATCATCCTCCGGTTTCACCTTCTGGCCTTCGATCGATCCGGTGCGCTCAGCGCCGGGATCGAGCTTCTGCCGGTCGACGCTGTCGATGGTGAGGGCGCGGCGGTTCGTGTCGACATCCTCGGTGGCCGCGGTGTCGGCCCGGTCGTCGGCAGCGGTGGTCTTGGCCGTGCTGTCGTTGGCCTTGCCGGGTTTCTTTTTCACCTTTTTCTTGTCGGCGGCCTTGGTGTCGCCTTTCGTGCCGGCATCGGCTGCGCGCTGCCTGGCGGTCGAAGGCCGGCGCGGCCGGGCCGCGGTCAAATTGTCGGCGAAAGGGTCGTCGATCGCCTGCGGCTGGTCGAAGATGCTCCCCGTCGCGCCCGCTGTCTGGTCGTCGTCGGGCACCGCGCCCGGGCTTGCCGGCTCATATGGGTTAGCAGGTGTCTGGTCCTCGGCCGTCTGAGCTGCCGGAGCCGCCTGATCCGGCGATCCCTGCGCGCGCAACTGTCTCGCTTTGCGCTGCTGGTCGGCCAGAATCGCCGATTCCGAGACCTCGCCGCGCAGCTCGGTTTCCTGCGCGAAGACCGGCGCCGGGCGCAGCAAGGCAAGTACGCTCGCCGCCACCAGCAGCGTGCTGACGGCTATGCCCTTTCGACCTCTTCTCGTTTCAGGCTGGGGCCCCGACATCGTCACCACTGCTTGCGCGGCGCAGGCGCGCCATACTTACCGGACCGTAAATGCGGATGGTTAACGGAGGGTTGAAACGGGCCGGTTCCACCGCCCCCGACGCACGCGGGACGGGAATTCCGTTGGACAGGCGGGCGACATGGCGCTAATGGCTTCTGCCATGCATGCGGGGTCCCCAGGAAGGAAGCAGCCGGACAGGCAGGCTGCGATCGAATCGGCGCTGAGAACGGTGGCGACGGAGCAGACTGGCGTCGCGGCGCTTGCCGCTGCGCTCGGCGATGGCTTGGCCGAGCCGTTCGGGGCCGCGGTGGACATCATCTCGCGGATCGAAGGCCGCGTCATCGTCACCGGTGTCGGCAAGAGCGGCCATATCGGCTCCAAGATCGCCGCCACGCTCGCTTCGACCGGCACGCCTGCCTTCTTCGTCCATCCGGCCGAGGCCAATCATGGCGATCTCGGCATGATCGCCAAGGATGACGCCATCATCGCCATGTCCTGGTCCGGCGAAAGCAAGGAACTGATGGGCATCGTCGCCTATTCCAGGCGCTTTTCGATCCCGCTGATCGCCATCACCTCCGGCGAGACTTCGGCGCTGGCACGGGCCGCGGACGTGATGCTGCTCCTGCCGGTCGTGCCCGAGGCCTGCCCGCACGGGCTGGCGCCGACGACATCGACGCTTCTCCAACTGGTCATGGGCGATGCGCTGGCGATTGCGCTGCTCGAGGCGCGCGGCTTCACGCCGGATCACTTCCGGACCTTGCATCCGGGCGGGCAGCTTGGCGCCAATCTGACCTTGGTGTCAGAGATCATGAGGACCGGCGATCAGGTTCCGCTTGCCCTTCTCGGCACCAAGATGCCGGAAGCGGTGATGACGCTGTCACAGAAGAAAGTCGGTTGCGTCTGCATCGTCGATACGAACGGCAAACTGGTCGGGATCGTCACCGACGGCGACGTCGCGCGCAACCTGCATCGCAATCTGGCCAACGTCACCGTCGACGAGGTCATGACCCGCACCCCCAAGACGATCGATCCTCAGACGCTTGCGGGCACGGCGATCGCGATGCTCAACGAGCACAATATCGGCGCGTTGGTTGTGATCAAGAACAACATGCCGGTGGGCGTGGTTCACTTCCACGATCTTCTGCGCATCGGCGCCGCTTAGGATGCATCGATATTCGAGCGAGGCCGGCCTGCAAATGGCGGCTTTCTGCGCTTTTTGGTCAGACAGCTTCGACGGTCAGCTCCAGGTCGGTATCCGCCGCGCCTGTAACGCGCACTTGCGCGCCCGCCGGCAGGTCCGGGCCGGAGACGCGCCACAGCGTGTCTCCCAGCCTGATGCGGCCGCGGCCGTTCTGGATCGGTTCGGCCAGCGTTGCCGTGCGGCCGACCATCTGCGCGCCGCGACGGTTGAGCAGCGGCTGATCGACCTCGCCGGCGCGCGCTGCCGTCAGCCTCTTGCCGACGAAGGCCGAGATCACGGACAGGACGAGGAAGGCCAGAACCTGAACCTGCCACGTCCAAATGGCGCCGTTCA
The window above is part of the Mesorhizobium sp. WSM4904 genome. Proteins encoded here:
- a CDS encoding outer membrane beta-barrel protein — encoded protein: MSGPQPETRRGRKGIAVSTLLVAASVLALLRPAPVFAQETELRGEVSESAILADQQRKARQLRAQGSPDQAAPAAQTAEDQTPANPYEPASPGAVPDDDQTAGATGSIFDQPQAIDDPFADNLTAARPRRPSTARQRAADAGTKGDTKAADKKKVKKKPGKANDSTAKTTAADDRADTAATEDVDTNRRALTIDSVDRQKLDPGAERTGSIEGQKVKPEDDPFAAPGIKLGTFVFRPTLEQGFTATSNADGSSGGRSAVLSETALRFSATSDWRENSAVIDGYGIFRNTLSGQKINDAQGRIEGQLNVDLDNELRAIAKLGYEAVPESASSPDAIAGVTSQPLRQTVDGSLGIEKDVGKMRYTLTGAVTHDFYGDAKLSDGTVLSQKDRDSTLYSATLRTGYQVSPALTPFVEAEAGRRIYDLRLDSNGFERSSTRLGARAGLELDMDDKLSGEFSVGWLREAIDDDRLPANAGPYVNADLKWSPERGTIIGLTGRTTVESTTAANESGDVLYSSRLTGERQVRANLTANSSLGLDWRDYTGSDGHDLILSAEAGMTWWLNRYAGLTTRVRTEKLTSNLPGRDYVANSVYLGLKVQR
- a CDS encoding KpsF/GutQ family sugar-phosphate isomerase, translating into MHAGSPGRKQPDRQAAIESALRTVATEQTGVAALAAALGDGLAEPFGAAVDIISRIEGRVIVTGVGKSGHIGSKIAATLASTGTPAFFVHPAEANHGDLGMIAKDDAIIAMSWSGESKELMGIVAYSRRFSIPLIAITSGETSALARAADVMLLLPVVPEACPHGLAPTTSTLLQLVMGDALAIALLEARGFTPDHFRTLHPGGQLGANLTLVSEIMRTGDQVPLALLGTKMPEAVMTLSQKKVGCVCIVDTNGKLVGIVTDGDVARNLHRNLANVTVDEVMTRTPKTIDPQTLAGTAIAMLNEHNIGALVVIKNNMPVGVVHFHDLLRIGAA
- a CDS encoding NfeD family protein, which codes for MIDRIVSELGPWNWMVLGFVLLVMEIVAPGVFMLWIGLAALIVGAISLLIGYAAIWPWQAELNGAIWTWQVQVLAFLVLSVISAFVGKRLTAARAGEVDQPLLNRRGAQMVGRTATLAEPIQNGRGRIRLGDTLWRVSGPDLPAGAQVRVTGAADTDLELTVEAV